A window of the Nitrospirota bacterium genome harbors these coding sequences:
- a CDS encoding methionyl-tRNA formyltransferase has translation MRIALFGLPKRATHFVPVLVQENYKVVALFLSEPHEPYFPQIQAIAEAFKIPCIYPADAADPTLPGRLHQLEIDLLISINFTKRLPKSILSAPRRAAINLHPSLLPKYRGPNPYFWVLRNGEPRTGVTAHYMEETLDTGPIILQKAMEIEAHETLGGLLGKLEALGEQVLLDTLRLFKSRDDVPSSPQDPAEATLAPQIKEEDLVLNFANPTADILRQIRACNPAYGAWTSLDGRAVKFFSASMVQGAISLAAPGTCFLHEGHFLIATGDGAIRPEVILLEDGGFYSADSLARLGLLIPGSRFGA, from the coding sequence GTGCGCATCGCCCTCTTCGGTCTGCCCAAGCGCGCTACACATTTCGTCCCGGTCCTCGTTCAGGAGAACTACAAGGTCGTCGCCCTGTTTCTTTCGGAGCCGCATGAGCCCTATTTTCCGCAGATCCAGGCCATTGCCGAGGCCTTCAAGATCCCCTGCATCTACCCGGCGGACGCCGCCGATCCCACGCTGCCGGGACGCCTCCACCAACTCGAGATCGACCTCCTCATCTCGATCAATTTCACCAAGCGCCTCCCGAAAAGCATTCTGAGCGCGCCTCGCCGCGCGGCGATCAATCTCCACCCCTCCCTCCTGCCCAAGTACCGGGGACCGAATCCCTATTTCTGGGTTCTTCGAAACGGCGAGCCCCGCACCGGCGTGACCGCCCACTACATGGAGGAAACCCTGGACACCGGGCCGATCATTCTCCAGAAAGCGATGGAGATCGAAGCCCATGAGACGTTGGGCGGTCTGCTTGGAAAACTGGAGGCCCTGGGTGAACAGGTCCTGTTGGACACTCTCCGACTTTTCAAGAGCCGGGATGACGTGCCTTCTTCGCCGCAGGATCCGGCCGAGGCCACGCTTGCGCCGCAAATCAAGGAGGAGGATTTGGTCCTCAATTTCGCCAACCCGACCGCCGATATTCTCCGCCAGATCCGTGCCTGCAATCCGGCCTATGGAGCGTGGACTTCACTCGACGGTCGGGCCGTCAAGTTCTTCTCGGCGTCGATGGTGCAGGGGGCGATATCGCTCGCCGCTCCAGGCACTTGTTTTCTACACGAGGGACATTTCCTCATTGCCACGGGGGACGGCGCGATTCGTCCGGAGGTGATTCTCCTGGAGGACGGCGGATTCTACTCCGCCGATTCGCTCGCCCGACTCGGTCTCCTCATCCCCGGCTCCCGCTTCGGCGCGTAG
- a CDS encoding SDR family oxidoreductase, with translation MRLQNQVALITGGGDGIGRAIARAYAREGARVVISGRRAEKLEETRSQILGEGAAPGPHSDSARRPRSEAEGAAPGSVVTVPGDVSSEPDVRGLVQETLRQFGRIDILVNNAGIIGPTAPVEQVRTEEWDEVQAINLRGPFLTCREVVPLMLKQDRGVIINIASVAGRIGYPTRSPYAASKWGLIGFSRTLALELSTTGVRVNCVCPGAVMGERLATILGNFNRIIQDQANSRLKAALSYVKASKLLPPEEIASVCVFLASSEAAGVSGQEIVVAGVTG, from the coding sequence ATGCGATTGCAAAACCAGGTAGCCCTCATCACCGGTGGGGGGGACGGGATCGGACGGGCGATCGCGAGAGCTTACGCGCGCGAAGGCGCCCGAGTCGTCATCTCCGGCCGGAGAGCCGAGAAGCTGGAAGAGACCAGAAGCCAGATTCTCGGCGAGGGGGCTGCGCCGGGACCCCATAGCGATTCTGCTCGCCGTCCCCGGAGCGAAGCGGAGGGGGCTGCGCCAGGATCGGTGGTCACGGTTCCGGGGGATGTTTCGAGCGAACCGGACGTGCGCGGGCTTGTGCAGGAAACGCTCCGGCAATTCGGCCGGATCGATATTCTCGTGAACAACGCCGGCATCATCGGTCCCACCGCTCCGGTCGAACAGGTTCGGACGGAGGAGTGGGACGAAGTTCAAGCCATCAATCTCCGTGGTCCCTTTCTCACCTGTCGTGAAGTCGTTCCCCTTATGCTGAAGCAGGATCGAGGCGTCATTATCAACATCGCGTCCGTCGCGGGACGCATCGGGTATCCCACCCGAAGCCCCTACGCCGCTTCGAAGTGGGGGCTGATCGGATTCAGCCGGACACTGGCTCTGGAGTTGAGCACCACCGGCGTTCGGGTGAACTGCGTCTGCCCCGGTGCTGTCATGGGAGAGCGGCTCGCCACGATCCTCGGAAACTTCAATCGCATCATTCAGGATCAAGCGAACTCGCGGCTGAAGGCTGCCCTTTCTTACGTGAAAGCCTCGAAACTTCTCCCACCGGAAGAGATCGCTTCCGTTTGCGTCTTCCTCGCGTCCTCGGAGGCGGCGGGAGTGTCCGGACAGGAAATCGTTGTCGCGGGCGTGACGGGGTAG
- a CDS encoding lipid-transfer protein: MGKGRKVCIIGVGMTKFHKPGEHDYPELAKESGEMALKDAGVSYDKIEQAFVGYVYGESTCGQRAVYQLGLTGIPVVNVNNNCSTGSSALFLATQAVAGGAVECALALGFEKMEKGSLAPKYSDRTNPMDKHVEVMSSVQGFEMAPPAAQLFGGAGREHMKKYGTTKEQIAKIAVKNKKHAVHNERSQFRVAVSLEEVMASPMIFDPLTKLQCCPTTDGSAAAVVCSEEFAKKMGKSDPVWIAAAALKTDVKTAFDPPSMIKVVGYDMAKKAADSAYEQSGLGPKDVNVIELHDCFTANELITYEALGLCKEGEAGRLLDENQTTYGGKWVVNPSGGLLSKGHPLGATGLAQCFELNQQLRGLCGPRQVPNAKIALQHNIGLGGACFVAVYRKN; the protein is encoded by the coding sequence ATGGGTAAAGGCCGCAAAGTCTGCATTATCGGCGTCGGAATGACCAAGTTTCACAAACCGGGAGAACACGACTATCCCGAATTGGCAAAGGAATCGGGGGAGATGGCCCTCAAAGACGCCGGCGTGAGCTATGACAAGATCGAGCAGGCATTTGTCGGATATGTGTATGGGGAATCCACCTGCGGCCAACGGGCGGTGTACCAGCTCGGTCTGACGGGTATCCCGGTCGTGAACGTCAACAACAACTGCTCCACGGGCTCCTCCGCGCTTTTCCTGGCCACGCAGGCGGTGGCGGGCGGAGCGGTGGAATGCGCGCTCGCGCTTGGATTTGAAAAGATGGAGAAGGGATCGCTCGCGCCCAAATACAGCGATCGAACGAATCCGATGGATAAGCACGTGGAAGTGATGAGTTCCGTGCAGGGATTCGAGATGGCACCTCCCGCCGCCCAATTGTTCGGTGGGGCAGGACGCGAGCACATGAAGAAGTACGGCACGACCAAGGAACAGATCGCCAAGATCGCCGTGAAAAACAAGAAGCATGCGGTGCACAATGAGCGGTCGCAGTTCCGCGTGGCCGTCTCGCTCGAGGAAGTGATGGCCTCTCCCATGATTTTCGATCCCCTGACGAAACTTCAGTGCTGCCCCACTACGGACGGCTCGGCGGCGGCCGTCGTCTGCTCGGAAGAGTTCGCGAAAAAAATGGGCAAGTCCGATCCGGTGTGGATTGCCGCGGCCGCGCTCAAGACGGATGTGAAGACCGCTTTCGATCCCCCCTCGATGATCAAAGTCGTTGGCTATGATATGGCGAAGAAGGCTGCGGACAGCGCCTATGAGCAGTCGGGACTGGGTCCGAAGGACGTAAACGTCATCGAACTTCACGACTGTTTCACGGCCAACGAGCTGATCACGTATGAGGCGCTGGGTCTCTGCAAAGAAGGGGAGGCCGGGCGTCTGCTCGATGAGAATCAAACCACCTACGGCGGCAAATGGGTTGTCAATCCCTCCGGAGGCCTGCTTTCCAAAGGGCATCCGCTGGGCGCCACCGGCTTGGCCCAATGTTTCGAACTCAACCAGCAGCTTCGTGGACTTTGCGGTCCGCGACAGGTGCCGAACGCCAAGATCGCACTCCAACACAACATCGGCCTCGGCGGGGCGTGCTTCGTGGCGGTCTACCGGAAGAACTGA